The following coding sequences are from one Humulus lupulus chromosome X, drHumLupu1.1, whole genome shotgun sequence window:
- the LOC133806835 gene encoding protein FAR1-RELATED SEQUENCE 5-like: protein MTSYENGLEAEQKDTKSLSSEHEVDLAGGTCLEETNDEDVPEDNVECDINEEWTEPDIAQWRSLLQYLDFDKEPEHIQFSDFEGKEFVSIEQAESFYFLYVKMMGFSVRKKLKREDKECILHIRSWVCSNEVIREQKYCNLDNRCKEACALTRTGCNAKFRINLIRETNRWITKCFNNHHNHKFAFFHEKPFLRSNRIFRDEMREQVMSMKRAGIKTSQIWNYMVEVHDGWENVGCIKDDLYKGICKKYSTWDDCDTSTAMGYLEAKKGPDNMFFYKYDVDKENRLTNLFRSDGTSQVDCQLFGDCLAFDSTYKINRYGKPLVILLGSNNHDKTCVFGAALLDNETSTTYDWVLETFLECMGRKMPSTVLTDGCQAMNKAQDNIMPGVPHHISSWHILKNAMHHVHNIAFHQELKFFIFRYCKEEEWEDNWKVTVNKYRLTGNAWVEAQYRIRKQWAYTFLRGIYFGGATATGRCESMNAFLKRDLQNEIPLWMFIRHFDHALSMLHYNEMKEHYKTNLTEPVLNQTTMPCVEDGISSIFTREIFTRIRKEILHGDNYIVLKDDKTPDYTLCLVQKYIGSGLKCKVLISNDGDDVRCDCYSLEIKGIPCRHIFLSLKNFEKRSLPICLVNRCWLKDAKEVQLLTQGNERKCPHPEVIENSRYGGVTTQTTITSYLATRSREAFQKALKVISELNAELEKMPPDEELKNPQNDGVFPNNIMDSQIKKTKGRPTTASLSKSFSGGAKKRKQKKSLLHCKYCGEVGHDSRNCPMQPKSTTKKNGHSNKKKKKINP, encoded by the exons ATGACTAGTTACGAAAAtggtctggaagctgaacaaaaagatacaaaatcCTTATCTTCTGAACATGAAGTAGACCTTGCTGGGGGAACATGTTTGGAAGAGACAaatgatgaagatgtaccagaagACAATGTTGAATGTGACATTAACGAAGAATGGACTGAACCTGATATTGCGCAATGGAGAAGCTTGCTTCAATATTTGGATTTTGACAAAGAACCAGAACATATACAGTTTTCGGACTTCGAAGGGAAGGAGTTTGTAAGTATTGAACAAGCagaatctttttattttttgtatgtgAAAATGATGGGGTTTAGTGTTAGAAAAAAACTGAAGAGGGAGGACAAAGAATGTATTTTACACATTAGAAGTTGGGTGTGTTCAAACGAAGTTATTAGAGAACAAAAATATTGTAATCTTGATAATAGGTGTAAAGAAGCTTGTGCTCTAACAAGAACGGGTTGTAATGCAAAGTTTAGAATAAATTTAATTAGGGAAACTAATCGTTGGATTACTAAGTGTTTTAATAACCACCACAACCATAAGTTTGCCTTCTTCCATGAAAAACCATTTCTTAGATCTAATAGAATATTTAGGGACGAGATGAGGGAACAAGTTATGTCAATGAAGAGAGCCGGAATTAAGACATCCCAAATTTGGAATTACATGGTAGAAGTTCATGATGGTTGGGAAAATGTGGGATGTATCAAAGATGACTTGTACAAGGGAATTTGTAAAAAATATTCAACTTGGGATGATTGTGACACGTCCACAGCAATGGGTTATCTCGAAGCAAAAAAAGGGCCGGACAACATGTTTTTCTACAAGTATGATGTAGATAAAGAAAATAGATTGACAAATTTATTCAGGTCTGACGGGACTTCCCAGGTTGATTGCcaattatttggtgattgttTGGCTTTCGATTCTACTTACAAAATCAATag GTACGGAAAGCCATTAGTAATACTACTTGGGTCTAATAATCATGACAAAACGTGTGTGTTTGGAGCTGCACTTCTTGATAATGAGACTTCGACCACATATGATTGGGTATTGGAAACATTTTTAGAGTGCATGGGTCGTAAGATGCCTTCAACAGTTTTGACGGACGGTTGCCAAGCAATGAACAAAGCACAAGATAATATTATGCCCGGTGTTCCACATCATATTAGCTCGTGGCACATACTCAAAAATGCAATGCACCATGTACACAATATAGCATTCCATCAagaattgaaattttttattttcag GTATTGCAAGGAGGAAGAATGGGAGGATAATTGGAAAGTGACTgtgaataaatatagattgacAGGAAATGCATGGGTGGAAGCACAATATCGCATAAGAAAGCAGTGGGCATATACTTTTCTTCGTGGTATTTATTTTGGTGGAGCTACTGCTACCGGTAGATGTGAATCTATGAATGCATTCTTGAAAAGAGATTTGCAAAATGAAATACCGTTGTGGATGTTTATACGACACTTTGACCATGCTTTATCTATGTTACATTACAACGAGATGAAAGAACACTACAAAACTAATTTGACTGAACCAGTTTTGAACCAGACAACTATGCCGTGTGTAGAGGATGgaatttcttcaattttcacAAGGGAAATTTTTACAAGGATAAGAAAGGAGATATTGCATGGCGATAATTATATTGTCCTGAAGGATGATAAGACACCAGATTACACTCTTTGTTTGGTCCAAAAATATATTGGTTCTGGATTAAAGTGCAAAGTTTTAATCTCCAACGATGGGGATGATGTGCGATGTGATTGCTATTCTCTTGAGATAAAAGGAATTCCATGTAGACATATTTTTCTTTCACTGAAGAATTTTGAGAAAAGAAGTTTGCCAATTTGTTTGGTAAATAGATGTTGGCTAAAAGATGCTAAAGAAGTTCAACTGTTGACTCAAGGTAATGAAAGAAAGTGTCCTCATCCTGAAGTTATTGAAAATTCTAGGTACGGTGGTGTAACCACACAAACTACTATCACGTCGTACCTTGCTACAAGATCGCGAGAAGCATTTCAAAAGGCTCTGAAAGTTATATCAGAGTTGAATGCAGAATTGGAAAAAATGCCACCAGATGAAGAGTTAAAAAATCCTCAAAATGATGGAGTATTTCCTAATAATATTATGGACTCTCAGATTAAAAAAACAAAAGGCAGACCAACTACAGCCAGTTTGTCGAAATCATTCTCTGGAGGTGCAAAGaagagaaaacaaaaaaaatcgcTATTACATTGCAAGTATTGTGGTGAGGTTGGACATGATTCAAGGAATTGCCCTATGCAGCCAAAGTCAACTACCAAGAAAAATGGTCATtcgaataagaagaagaaaaaaatcaatcCATGA